A genome region from Methylicorpusculum oleiharenae includes the following:
- the mobH gene encoding MobH family relaxase: protein MIKKIAALFKTTNAQKSKLNLDKKPIEKHRETKWDVFDEYAQRLPGFPLGIPVIPVEHLIEKNRDMIKQIILARGLAGEHNKDEVEKKVMSPIRHLAEMTHLLPASEKNHFKLIGGLFAFCLEVSLFSIRYAERRILTRSTPEIRKEEESLWAHAAFLNGLFCEAITALSKISVYAEGLGIEWRPGGELLYEWLINNELARYHIRWNETEDRSTIYIMMGKAIQKEQADILAAGEKAIYKTLYSALQDKKDKSNPLARIFAAVTYKIMERDEWSHADRYGKPLPGMHLEPWLIDAMRHLVQKKRWTPNDENGRVWHGKDGVFLVWPLAATDMQHELRANECPFIPNTNEVLADILLEAGIVSRNHLGGYVYEISVPVIDSKDRKCLDSLKIARPEILFVKTHHQPINEELCTDAHQENELDEDKNEKEIKEELEWQEVKNELEDLKKHNQKGTGNRESRIARKDNERNASTESNGEESGKHPLVEQDNQLKKQSQALSQGKKKDELGSNAIAEASSEELIANNYDDDYAADYEFPEGRDYNVAGDEIRVDEDKVSIKNNAVTVTQPDNHHKKGNQKQAGKADWAQANKPFLNEDCGEMTSDKGVESLIDLLIAQSKNEPEENTNTKKKKQSNSLQNSPSEISHLTGNDPQSKTQKTGRVDLVLKKLKRLPEEHLSVLPGGITKVMAKGLKETGLELNDCISVLKSAGLIKLIDGNITGLTKTGKGTSRYFLIKANLFDGK from the coding sequence ATGATCAAAAAAATTGCTGCGCTTTTTAAAACAACCAATGCGCAAAAGAGTAAGTTGAATCTTGACAAGAAGCCCATTGAAAAGCACAGAGAAACAAAATGGGATGTTTTCGATGAATATGCCCAAAGACTGCCTGGATTTCCTTTAGGAATTCCAGTGATCCCTGTAGAGCATTTGATCGAAAAAAACAGGGACATGATCAAGCAGATCATCCTGGCGAGAGGCTTGGCAGGGGAACATAACAAAGATGAGGTAGAAAAAAAAGTGATGTCTCCGATCAGACATCTCGCCGAGATGACACACCTTCTGCCGGCATCGGAAAAAAACCACTTCAAATTAATCGGTGGGCTATTTGCTTTTTGCTTAGAAGTATCCCTGTTTTCAATCAGGTATGCCGAGAGACGGATATTGACGAGGTCAACACCTGAAATCAGAAAGGAAGAAGAATCACTTTGGGCGCATGCCGCTTTTTTAAATGGATTGTTTTGCGAAGCGATCACCGCACTGTCGAAAATTTCAGTGTATGCCGAGGGTCTTGGGATCGAGTGGCGCCCGGGTGGAGAGTTATTGTACGAGTGGCTGATAAACAATGAATTGGCGCGTTATCACATCCGCTGGAACGAAACCGAAGATCGATCGACGATCTACATCATGATGGGCAAAGCAATTCAAAAAGAGCAGGCGGATATTTTGGCTGCCGGCGAAAAGGCGATTTACAAAACACTCTATTCGGCACTTCAGGACAAAAAAGACAAAAGCAATCCCTTGGCACGTATTTTCGCCGCGGTGACCTACAAAATCATGGAACGTGATGAATGGAGTCACGCGGATCGCTATGGTAAACCATTGCCTGGGATGCATTTGGAACCCTGGTTAATTGATGCCATGAGACATCTGGTGCAGAAAAAACGGTGGACGCCTAACGATGAAAATGGCCGAGTTTGGCATGGAAAGGATGGTGTTTTTTTAGTATGGCCTTTGGCAGCGACGGATATGCAACATGAACTGAGAGCAAACGAATGCCCTTTTATTCCGAATACAAACGAAGTCCTAGCGGATATCCTGCTGGAAGCTGGAATTGTGAGCAGAAATCATTTGGGAGGATATGTGTACGAAATTTCGGTACCCGTGATCGACAGCAAAGACAGGAAGTGTCTGGATAGTCTAAAGATAGCAAGGCCTGAGATTTTGTTTGTAAAGACACACCATCAGCCGATTAACGAAGAGTTATGCACAGATGCGCATCAAGAGAATGAACTCGATGAGGATAAGAACGAAAAGGAGATAAAAGAGGAATTAGAGTGGCAAGAAGTTAAAAATGAGTTGGAAGATTTAAAAAAACATAATCAAAAAGGAACAGGAAATCGTGAATCGCGGATAGCTCGTAAAGACAATGAACGTAATGCATCGACTGAATCAAATGGAGAGGAAAGCGGCAAGCACCCTCTTGTTGAACAAGACAATCAATTAAAAAAACAAAGCCAAGCCTTATCACAAGGCAAAAAAAAAGATGAACTGGGTTCAAACGCAATAGCTGAGGCATCATCAGAAGAATTGATCGCTAATAACTACGATGATGATTATGCCGCAGACTACGAGTTTCCGGAGGGGAGGGATTATAACGTTGCGGGTGATGAAATTCGGGTCGATGAGGACAAAGTGAGCATTAAAAATAATGCAGTGACTGTCACGCAACCCGATAACCATCATAAAAAAGGCAACCAGAAACAGGCCGGAAAAGCAGATTGGGCACAGGCCAACAAGCCATTTCTTAATGAGGACTGTGGGGAAATGACAAGCGATAAAGGTGTTGAATCTTTAATTGATCTTTTGATAGCGCAATCAAAAAACGAACCTGAAGAAAACACGAACACCAAAAAGAAAAAACAATCGAATTCACTGCAAAACTCGCCATCTGAAATCAGTCATTTGACTGGAAATGATCCGCAATCAAAAACCCAAAAAACAGGCCGTGTCGACTTGGTACTCAAAAAATTGAAGCGCTTGCCTGAAGAACACTTATCAGTATTGCCGGGCGGCATTACGAAAGTGATGGCAAAGGGGTTGAAAGAAACCGGTCTCGAATTGAATGACTGTATTTCAGTATTGAAATCGGCGGGGTTAATTAAATTAATAGACGGGAATATAACTGGCTTAACCAAGACAGGAAAAGGGACTTCACGCTACTTTTTGATAAAGGCGAATTTGTTCGATGGCAAGTAA
- a CDS encoding PH domain-containing protein has protein sequence MARNNAINLRMNSFASFDDALDMCELLARETGKKYSVMADNQLGFTAKKVGSNQDTSKIENKDGRLKNNDFRQAWRGFIPNYFQILIGILIFLRPYTVVSLVVSLLEIENIPTGFDLKSFGEVIGISGILLILYGLRFIYSYFAAKLYIDDDGLILKKGIIAQTQVQIRFSDIKTIGVHQGILDRLLGIGTLRLDSAGTTGKSGKYGTVDIEFKNMIDPVSIRRSIQRMIDDYIRDHG, from the coding sequence ATGGCCAGAAATAACGCTATCAATTTGAGAATGAATTCCTTTGCGAGTTTTGATGACGCACTGGATATGTGTGAACTGCTCGCACGAGAGACAGGGAAAAAATACTCGGTCATGGCTGATAACCAGCTTGGTTTCACAGCTAAAAAAGTTGGATCCAATCAAGATACTTCGAAAATTGAAAATAAAGATGGCCGTTTAAAAAATAATGATTTTCGTCAAGCGTGGCGAGGATTCATTCCCAATTATTTCCAAATCCTGATAGGAATCCTGATATTTTTAAGGCCCTACACGGTTGTTAGTTTAGTGGTTTCTTTATTAGAAATAGAAAACATTCCGACAGGGTTTGACTTGAAGAGTTTTGGGGAGGTCATAGGAATCAGCGGAATCTTGTTAATTCTTTACGGATTGAGATTTATATACAGCTATTTTGCCGCAAAACTCTATATCGACGACGACGGATTAATTCTCAAAAAAGGAATTATTGCTCAAACCCAGGTCCAAATTCGGTTTAGTGACATCAAGACCATTGGGGTTCATCAGGGGATTTTAGATAGATTATTAGGAATCGGTACCCTACGTTTGGATTCTGCCGGCACGACCGGGAAGAGCGGCAAGTATGGAACTGTAGATATTGAATTTAAAAACATGATTGACCCGGTATCGATAAGGCGAAGTATTCAGCGCATGATCGACGATTACATCAGAGATCACGGTTAA
- a CDS encoding ATP-binding protein produces the protein MKIELGQDDYLLSKNQTTPVFCDFDCLVNAHMLVMGKTGMGKTTFLRRFIQQARRFSPAPRIHIMDVHGDIDLPGASSVRFSESTEYGLNPFAVSSDRHFGGVRKRTQDFIATINGCRPIGSRQEAVMRHLITDLYAAHGFFADNYKSWVLNDGFDRKYPKRYPTMDDACRYAFIKLKQLIIGSDTKAGRALEELNKITSKLYKISKQVSAPGAKPDEELLEKAMDLRQKASKAYKDYIQNLETGKELEDFIKYESKEVLKSVVERFDNLKASGIFKNQSPPFDRSNPVWHYDITALREDEKRMFVEFRLQEIFSSSLERGPVRREEEGLLRDVMIIDEAHLFFRDDENNILNTIAKEGRKFGLGLVCASQSPTHFSEDFFSNVATKVVLGVDQMYWDNLIRKLKIESKLMQYIKPFYVIGVQMSNKGETKSRFTMVRLPTSKSQAGKQ, from the coding sequence ATGAAAATCGAGCTGGGACAAGATGATTACCTCTTGTCAAAAAATCAAACAACACCGGTATTTTGCGATTTTGATTGCCTGGTCAACGCCCATATGTTGGTCATGGGTAAAACCGGCATGGGCAAAACCACGTTTTTAAGACGCTTTATACAGCAAGCTCGTCGTTTCTCACCGGCGCCCAGAATTCATATTATGGACGTGCATGGCGATATCGACTTACCAGGCGCTTCTTCAGTCAGATTCTCAGAATCCACTGAATACGGTTTAAATCCATTCGCAGTCAGTTCTGACCGGCATTTCGGCGGTGTTAGGAAACGCACGCAGGATTTCATTGCGACGATTAACGGATGCCGTCCAATCGGCTCAAGACAAGAAGCGGTCATGCGGCATTTGATCACAGACCTGTATGCCGCTCATGGGTTTTTTGCTGACAACTACAAGTCATGGGTGCTGAACGACGGCTTTGATCGTAAGTATCCAAAGCGCTACCCAACCATGGATGACGCCTGCCGGTATGCTTTTATCAAGCTCAAACAACTTATCATTGGCAGTGACACCAAGGCAGGGAGAGCCTTGGAGGAACTCAACAAGATCACCAGTAAGCTTTACAAAATATCGAAACAGGTTTCAGCGCCGGGTGCAAAACCGGATGAAGAACTGCTCGAGAAAGCGATGGATCTGCGTCAAAAGGCAAGCAAAGCCTATAAGGATTACATCCAAAACCTTGAAACCGGCAAGGAACTGGAGGACTTCATTAAATATGAATCCAAGGAAGTTCTAAAGTCCGTGGTAGAGCGTTTCGACAATCTCAAAGCCAGTGGGATTTTCAAGAACCAAAGCCCTCCATTTGACCGATCCAATCCGGTCTGGCACTACGACATCACAGCACTGCGTGAAGATGAAAAACGAATGTTTGTCGAATTTAGGCTTCAAGAAATCTTTTCATCGTCACTCGAAAGAGGCCCTGTTCGAAGAGAAGAAGAGGGATTGCTTAGGGATGTCATGATCATCGATGAGGCACACTTGTTCTTTAGAGACGATGAGAACAACATTCTGAACACCATTGCAAAAGAAGGCCGCAAATTTGGGCTTGGCTTGGTCTGCGCAAGTCAATCGCCGACGCATTTTTCCGAAGACTTTTTTTCCAATGTTGCGACCAAGGTGGTGCTTGGCGTTGACCAAATGTATTGGGACAACTTGATACGGAAGCTGAAAATCGAATCGAAGCTGATGCAGTACATCAAACCGTTTTACGTCATTGGCGTACAAATGAGTAATAAAGGCGAGACGAAATCAAGATTCACGATGGTTCGACTGCCAACATCAAAATCTCAAGCAGGAAAACAATAA
- a CDS encoding MBOAT family O-acyltransferase, with protein MLFNSPEFIYFFLPFSIATWWLLQKLEREHDAQLFVILCSIYFYGWWDTRYVPLLIGNAVANFYVGQRISQTKSKKLLIAGLLFNVGLLGYFKYSDFFIENWNAATANDVPVMHLVLPLGISFFTFQVIAYLVDCYKGYVEDFNLRRFAFSISFYPHLIAGPILHYSDVMPQLKDRVNFNAQQFSQGLFLFAVGLFKKSVIADRVAEKVDPLFAADAVLQFFESWVAAVGYGLQIYFDFSGYSDMAIGIGLMFGILLPQNFNSPYQSVSIAEFWKRWHMTLSRFLRDYLYIPLGGNRNGLFKGILAAAVTMTIGGLWHGAAWTFILWGILQGMFIGVHRIWQTLKIELPDNLAMAVTFISVTLAWVVFRAESLEQALSIWKGMLGLNGIALPSMISGFCQTCTQTSLVTGIEVIQAAILLTVCMAYANAQKEAQLLEANGKNLALFTALFFPAFGCQVLMKALSIGSFDSFWKAALLTGGVAAWCLPVWNVIVNPYQIFKTEYSMGRRYTSSTTNERYLKVEYLLRDAKERSPDSAEAIVSTINRELPVERTVKKSPQRDAFIVGSSIMGLVDPELLNKRFPGRTFYNLAFLAAKPEEILATLKALKRKGVPIKTVVYGLEPIAFTDIKSYGPAYRLHPEAGGETKQRVIFDYLFASSLSEGLGRLLNEAKGMHSVRYAIDGDGRYFLDRYDQEIARDQAAFINKQFPVNAKPANAPPWIKSRFDDFEALVKWLDDEKVDARFYLNPLHPHVMKAYGEDRLEAFRTKIAKLTRQKNISDCTHLLATDQNANQRFYDYKHFRDVESETVINCALR; from the coding sequence ATGCTATTCAACTCACCTGAATTCATTTATTTCTTCCTCCCTTTTTCCATTGCAACCTGGTGGTTGCTGCAGAAACTCGAACGAGAGCATGATGCGCAGTTGTTCGTCATTCTCTGCTCGATCTATTTCTATGGCTGGTGGGATACGCGATATGTCCCACTCCTTATCGGGAACGCAGTAGCAAATTTTTATGTAGGGCAAAGGATTTCTCAAACAAAGTCCAAAAAGCTACTGATTGCTGGACTTTTGTTCAACGTTGGGCTGTTGGGCTACTTCAAATACTCAGACTTCTTCATCGAAAACTGGAACGCGGCAACGGCTAACGATGTGCCGGTTATGCATTTAGTGTTGCCTCTCGGAATCTCATTTTTTACCTTCCAAGTGATCGCTTACCTGGTGGATTGTTACAAGGGCTATGTTGAAGATTTCAACCTGAGACGGTTCGCGTTCTCCATTTCGTTTTATCCGCATTTGATCGCAGGTCCAATCCTTCATTACTCCGATGTAATGCCGCAATTGAAAGATCGGGTGAACTTCAACGCACAGCAATTTTCGCAAGGCTTGTTCCTGTTTGCTGTCGGGCTATTCAAAAAATCTGTAATTGCTGACCGTGTCGCCGAAAAGGTCGATCCACTGTTCGCCGCGGATGCGGTTTTGCAGTTTTTCGAGTCCTGGGTAGCAGCTGTTGGTTATGGCTTGCAAATATATTTCGACTTTTCTGGATACTCGGACATGGCGATTGGGATCGGGCTTATGTTCGGAATCCTATTGCCACAAAACTTCAATTCCCCTTACCAATCGGTAAGCATTGCCGAATTCTGGAAACGGTGGCACATGACCTTATCAAGGTTCCTACGAGACTATCTTTACATTCCCTTGGGTGGCAATAGGAATGGCCTCTTCAAGGGCATTTTAGCAGCCGCTGTCACAATGACCATTGGTGGGCTCTGGCATGGCGCCGCATGGACTTTTATTCTTTGGGGGATTCTCCAGGGTATGTTCATCGGGGTGCATCGTATTTGGCAGACATTAAAAATTGAATTGCCGGACAACCTCGCTATGGCAGTGACATTTATTTCAGTCACCCTCGCTTGGGTGGTTTTTAGAGCTGAATCGCTTGAGCAAGCGCTTTCTATCTGGAAAGGAATGCTAGGTCTAAACGGAATTGCACTACCGAGCATGATTTCAGGATTTTGCCAAACATGTACCCAGACGAGTCTGGTCACGGGTATAGAAGTGATTCAGGCCGCAATTCTGCTAACCGTTTGCATGGCCTATGCGAACGCTCAAAAAGAAGCACAGCTGCTTGAGGCAAACGGGAAAAATCTAGCCTTGTTCACAGCCCTTTTTTTTCCAGCATTTGGATGTCAGGTTCTCATGAAAGCTTTATCTATTGGCAGTTTTGATTCGTTCTGGAAAGCCGCGCTATTAACAGGCGGTGTTGCAGCTTGGTGTTTGCCTGTCTGGAACGTGATCGTCAATCCGTATCAGATTTTCAAGACGGAATATTCAATGGGGCGTCGATACACCTCATCAACCACCAACGAGCGTTACCTGAAGGTTGAATATCTATTACGTGACGCGAAAGAAAGATCTCCGGATTCTGCAGAAGCGATTGTTTCAACCATTAACAGAGAACTACCAGTCGAACGAACTGTGAAAAAGTCGCCACAACGTGACGCGTTTATTGTTGGATCATCCATTATGGGTTTAGTCGACCCTGAACTGCTGAACAAGCGTTTTCCGGGGAGGACTTTCTACAATCTTGCTTTTCTGGCGGCGAAGCCTGAAGAAATCTTGGCCACATTAAAAGCATTGAAGCGCAAAGGCGTGCCGATAAAAACAGTGGTCTATGGTTTGGAGCCTATCGCATTTACCGATATCAAGTCGTATGGGCCCGCCTACAGACTTCATCCAGAAGCCGGTGGCGAAACGAAACAGCGTGTCATTTTTGATTACTTGTTCGCATCGAGCTTATCGGAAGGATTGGGCAGACTGCTTAATGAAGCGAAAGGAATGCATTCGGTGAGATACGCTATTGACGGTGATGGACGTTACTTTTTAGATCGCTACGACCAAGAAATAGCGCGGGATCAAGCCGCCTTCATTAACAAGCAATTTCCAGTAAACGCCAAACCCGCTAATGCTCCGCCATGGATCAAGTCACGATTTGATGATTTTGAAGCATTGGTCAAGTGGCTTGACGACGAAAAGGTGGATGCCAGATTTTACTTGAATCCGTTACATCCTCATGTCATGAAAGCGTACGGTGAGGATCGCCTCGAGGCGTTCCGGACAAAAATTGCCAAACTGACAAGACAAAAGAATATAAGCGATTGCACGCATTTGTTAGCAACTGATCAAAACGCGAATCAGCGCTTTTATGACTATAAGCACTTTAGGGATGTCGAGTCTGAGACGGTGATTAATTGCGCATTGAGATAG
- a CDS encoding AcrVA2 family anti-CRISPR protein — translation MIRPLEHLVAAMRLYPSTSKFVDEFRQSKSRDLPDWPSWCFIPMAGWAAIVSIDNAVQIDPGGRLPLHLAIDLGRLAAIGTWRYSQGVYQFDADFMAALADTLVVGNMPSEVLYRLPEWCIYINTPGLTWLGSLLHGYWAHLEYDINTYRSELRLLLDTDEHLIPVPVHLGPWTVTEAIDRANSEAVRQAEAHRIDFAPNKDHVQQLAASINPLISLLLYLCSDVPEIDNDREPGTSPKRPQRTKTKRGWRWFPADKPRVWSVGREIGELLRTNTETVKDTGRSVKTHVRRGHWHGFWTGPRDGERRFNYQWLMPMVVGGDRE, via the coding sequence ATGATTCGTCCCTTAGAACACCTAGTGGCAGCGATGCGACTATACCCCTCTACTAGTAAATTTGTAGACGAATTCCGGCAAAGCAAAAGCCGCGATCTGCCTGATTGGCCATCATGGTGCTTCATACCGATGGCCGGTTGGGCCGCGATTGTCAGCATTGACAACGCCGTTCAAATCGACCCTGGCGGCCGATTACCGCTGCATCTGGCTATCGATTTGGGACGACTGGCGGCAATCGGTACTTGGCGTTACAGCCAGGGTGTTTATCAATTTGATGCCGATTTTATGGCCGCGTTGGCTGATACGCTTGTCGTTGGCAACATGCCTAGCGAGGTCCTGTATCGGCTGCCGGAATGGTGTATTTATATAAATACGCCGGGGCTCACTTGGTTGGGAAGCCTGCTGCATGGCTATTGGGCGCATCTGGAATACGACATCAATACGTACCGTAGCGAGTTGCGGCTATTGCTCGATACCGATGAGCATCTGATTCCGGTTCCCGTGCATCTCGGGCCATGGACTGTGACCGAGGCCATTGATCGCGCCAATAGCGAAGCAGTGCGTCAAGCCGAAGCACACCGCATAGACTTTGCGCCGAATAAGGATCATGTTCAGCAACTGGCGGCAAGCATCAATCCGTTGATTTCGCTGCTGCTGTACCTCTGCAGTGATGTGCCGGAAATCGACAACGACCGCGAACCCGGAACGTCACCCAAACGCCCACAGCGGACAAAAACTAAGCGTGGCTGGCGATGGTTTCCAGCCGATAAGCCGCGCGTGTGGTCGGTTGGTCGGGAAATCGGTGAACTGTTGCGAACGAACACGGAAACCGTGAAGGACACTGGCCGCTCAGTCAAAACCCATGTCAGGCGTGGACACTGGCACGGATTCTGGACGGGGCCACGAGATGGTGAGCGGCGCTTTAATTACCAATGGCTCATGCCGATGGTGGTTGGCGGTGATCGGGAGTAA
- the dnaN gene encoding DNA polymerase III subunit beta, with protein sequence MVGPLQQIARIIDKRQTCTILSNVLLQCRDSKLVITATDLEVKIVIQLNLNDIRVEGTITLDARKVLDSCRLLPTGSDINFDLEGDKINLSSGSCSYILNTLSADDFPEFNHTEAETCFNVKADKLKDGLDKTAFCMALNSERNYLNGIEMTINDAMLKLVASDGNRLAVYKEDIGSTGVNAKIIVPKKAVQELSCLLDGLEEDVEIRVSRNTLEALYKNVVFSSKLVADKFPNFDRIVNQLFLNPIIVDRGLLKDSIKRVEVLSNEKYKGVSFDIKSASLKISTDNPEHDEAEEDLVVDYHGDPISIAFNAKYMLDAVNNIDGKDVKMTVAENTSVCFIEGQSDSLFWYLVMPMRI encoded by the coding sequence ATAGTAGGTCCACTGCAACAAATAGCTCGCATCATTGATAAAAGGCAGACCTGTACGATCCTTTCGAATGTACTTCTCCAATGTCGTGATAGCAAATTGGTTATCACGGCTACAGATCTTGAAGTTAAGATCGTCATTCAATTGAACCTGAACGATATACGCGTAGAAGGCACTATAACTTTAGATGCACGAAAGGTATTGGATAGTTGCAGGCTGTTACCTACCGGTAGCGATATCAATTTTGATTTGGAAGGTGACAAGATCAATCTGTCGTCAGGCAGTTGTAGTTATATACTGAACACGCTATCCGCTGATGATTTTCCGGAATTCAATCACACCGAAGCAGAGACCTGCTTCAATGTCAAAGCAGATAAATTGAAAGACGGCCTTGATAAAACGGCTTTTTGCATGGCTCTCAACAGTGAGAGGAATTACCTAAACGGGATAGAAATGACTATCAATGACGCCATGCTCAAGCTAGTAGCATCAGATGGTAATCGCTTGGCTGTGTACAAGGAAGATATTGGGTCAACAGGGGTCAACGCAAAAATCATAGTGCCCAAAAAGGCGGTTCAAGAATTAAGTTGTTTACTTGATGGATTGGAAGAAGATGTAGAAATTAGAGTTTCGAGAAACACCCTTGAGGCTTTATATAAAAACGTTGTTTTTTCTTCTAAGTTGGTGGCTGATAAGTTTCCGAATTTTGATCGCATAGTGAATCAATTGTTTTTGAATCCGATAATCGTAGATCGCGGGTTGTTAAAAGACTCGATAAAGCGGGTTGAGGTACTTTCCAACGAAAAATACAAAGGAGTGAGCTTTGACATAAAAAGTGCTTCGTTGAAGATAAGTACCGATAACCCAGAGCATGATGAAGCAGAGGAAGACTTGGTTGTCGATTATCACGGCGATCCTATTTCAATAGCCTTCAACGCAAAATACATGCTCGATGCGGTGAATAATATAGATGGCAAAGACGTCAAGATGACGGTTGCCGAAAATACCAGCGTCTGTTTTATTGAGGGTCAAAGTGATTCTCTGTTTTGGTACCTTGTGATGCCGATGCGCATTTGA